In Mastacembelus armatus unplaced genomic scaffold, fMasArm1.2, whole genome shotgun sequence, the following proteins share a genomic window:
- the LOC113129594 gene encoding uncharacterized protein LOC113129594 — protein sequence MGQCLSSRLQALEGKWRNVAGAGTSPPHVPGSSLPPLAPPSSPHPLTVAAIEAQSGPSTDLSEGLRELEEAEVSEDDTPTAVALRQQGGSDTPPSGARAAAQAQLTRADATPTPCTPLPKVATSLEDLDPALASALEAHLSTALSHKDKLSALQLAFFSYRFEQLAINDTKDLKLKAAWILRDGVEANIWRSSWTPQGAASLQDFLAEKMKTTLKKRRVPHLKEELRKSAKRTKKSGDDSEGQGPRAPEVKISTMCSVVFVVTFPVLALTFERPCVVP from the exons ATGGGCCAGTGCCTGTCATCTCGGCTGCAGGCCCTAGAGGGCAAGTGGCGAAATGTAGCTGGGGCTGGCACCTCCCCGCCGCACG TGCCTGGCTCTTCCCTTCCGCCACTTGCTCCACCCTCCTCACCGCATCCCCTCACAGTGGCAGCCATAGAAGCGCAGAGTGGCCCCAGCACAGACCTTTCGGAGGGCCTCCGGGAGCTCGAGGAGGCAGAGGTGTCTGAGGACGACACGCCCACAGCAGTGGCTTTGCGGCAGCAGGGCGGCAGCGACACGCCGCCTTCTGGAGCCAGAGCAGCTGCACAGGCCCAGCTGACCAGGGCAGACGCTACCCCGACTCCCTGCACGCCACTGCCCAAAGTCGCTACCAGCCTGGAGGACCTGGACCCTGCTTTGGCCTCAGCCCTTGAGGCACACCTCTCGACGGCGCTGTCGCACAAGGACAAGCTGTCCGCCCTGCAGCTGGCCTTCTTCAGCTACAGATTTGAGCAGCTTGCCATCAACG ACACCAAGGACCTGAAACTCAAGGCTGCGTGGATCCTGAGGGACGGCGTGGAAGCTAATATCTGGCGTTCCAGCTGGACACCCCAGGGGGCAGCCTCTCTTCAAGACTTTCTggctgaaaaaatgaaaaccacactgaagaagaggagggtTCCGCATTTGAAGGAAGAACTGAGGAAGTCAGCAAAGAGGACAAAGAAATCTGGTGACGACTCAGAGGGACAGGGACCACGTGCACCGGAGGTCAAGATCAGCACCATGTGCAgcgttgtttttgttgtgactTTTCCAGTGCTGGCGCTGACTTTTGAACGCCCGTGTGTAGTTCCTTAG